Proteins encoded together in one Penaeus vannamei isolate JL-2024 chromosome 9, ASM4276789v1, whole genome shotgun sequence window:
- the l(3)87Df gene encoding cytochrome c oxidase assembly protein COX20, mitochondrial, whose translation MDGEANKEASLMGRNLSEVPCFRETFLYSITSGLGSGLLNFMLTSRVQRSVQVGLGVYTCVTLGYWSYCRYNFSQQKFNVGQLQVAMQKQALLEGTEMEKKIKG comes from the exons GCTTCATTAATGGGAAGAAATCTGTCCGAAGTCCCCTGTTTTCGTGAGACTTTCCTCTACAGCATCACCTCTGGATTGGGTTCAGGGCTTCTGAACTTTATGCTGACCTCGAGAGTTCAGCGATCAGTACAAGTAGGACTTggagtgtatacgtgtgtgacTCTTGGTTACTG GTCATACTGCCGATATAATTTTTCACAACAGAAATTCAACGTTGGGCAGCTGCAAGTGGCAATGCAAAAGCAAGCATTGCTTGAAGGtacagaaatggaaaagaagatcaAAGGCTAA